Proteins encoded in a region of the Lathamus discolor isolate bLatDis1 chromosome Z, bLatDis1.hap1, whole genome shotgun sequence genome:
- the LOC136004783 gene encoding arylamine N-acetyltransferase, pineal gland isozyme NAT-3 — translation MDIKEYFTRISYQGSYDKPDLATLTDIFQHHIRAVPFENLSIHSGESIELDLEATYNKIVRKNRGGWCMENNHLLSWVLKTLGYNVTLLGSKVYVPEYDAYADEIDHLLLKVELDDKSFIVDGGFGMAYQIWQPMELISGTDQPQTPGVFRFLEESGVWYLEKVKRKQWVPNQSTSASHNIEKEVCRRVYLFTLQPRDIEEFRACNAHLQTAPDSLFVKKSICSLQTTNGIRALVGWKFTEIKYNYRDNMDLVEIRILADEEIEKILKDKFNITLDKKFVPINTSRLSLF, via the coding sequence ATGGACATCAAGGAATATTTCACCAGGATTTCTTACCAGGGCTCCTACGATAAGCCAGACCTGGCTACCTTGACGGATATATTCCAGCATCACATCCGAGCGGTCCCTTTTGAAAACCTCAGCATCCACAGTGGGGAAAGCATTGAGCTGGACCTGGAAGCGACTTACAACAAGATAGTGAGGAAAAACCGTGGGGGCTGGTGCATGGAAAACAACCACCTTTTATCTTGGGTCCTGAAAACCCTTGGCTACAATGTCACCCTTCTGGGATCAAAAGTTTATGTCCCGGAGTACGACGCATATGCAGATGAAATCGATCATCTGCTGCTAAAAGTGGAGCTTGATGACAAATCCTTTATTGTGGATGGTGGGTTTGGGATGGCTTACCAGATTTGGCAGCCAATGGAGCTGATTTCAGGGACAGACCAGCCGCAGACTCCTGGTGTCTTTCGCTTCTTGGAGGAGAGTGGGGTCTGGTATCTTGAGAAGGTGAAGAGGAAGCAGTGGGTTCCCAACCAAAGCACCTCCGCCTCCCATAACATAGAAAAAGAAGTTTGCCGTCGGGTTTATCTCTTCACCCTTCAGCCACGGGACATTGAAGAGTTCCGAGCCTGTAATGCCCACCTGCAGACGGCGCCTGACTCGCTGTTTGTGAAAAAGTCTATCTGCAGCCTGCAGACCACGAACGGCATCAGGGCTCTGGTGGGATGGAAATTCACTGAGATTAAGTACAATTACAGGGATAATATGGATCTGGTGGAAATCAGAATCCTCGCAGatgaagaaatagagaaaatattGAAAGATAAATTCAATATAACACTAGACAAGAAATTTGTACCCATCAATACAAGCAGGTTGTCTCTATTTTAA